One genomic segment of Pseudonocardia sp. T1-2H includes these proteins:
- a CDS encoding trehalase-like domain-containing protein translates to MSLTTSPFPPIADYAFLSNCHTGALVAPDGSVDWLCLPAFDSPSAFGNLLDRGAGSFRFGPYGINQPTARTYVPGTKVLTTTWHTPGDGSSSTTP, encoded by the coding sequence ATGAGCCTCACGACATCGCCGTTCCCCCCGATCGCCGACTACGCCTTCCTGTCGAACTGCCACACCGGGGCGCTCGTCGCACCGGACGGGTCGGTCGACTGGCTGTGTCTGCCGGCCTTCGACTCGCCGAGTGCGTTCGGGAACCTGCTCGACCGCGGCGCGGGCTCCTTCCGCTTCGGCCCCTACGGCATCAACCAGCCCACCGCGCGAACCTACGTGCCGGGCACCAAGGTCCTCACCACCACCTGGCACACCCCGGGGGATGGCTCCTCGTCCACGACGCCTTGA
- a CDS encoding cytochrome d ubiquinol oxidase subunit II produces the protein MGSWINPTSVVGGVLAVAAAAYLAAVYLVWDARRMDEPDLAEYFRRRAVASGIVVAVLAAGGAFVLRADAAYLFHGLTSRALPLLIVSTLCGAGALLLLVRDAARGARVLALVAVACAVVSWGVAQWPYVLPETLTFAAAAAPSGTLTAVLVAAALAVVVVLPGFVLLYVLDQRGLLPEESVDHRADRRTHLKESGT, from the coding sequence CGGGGTCCTGGCCGTCGCCGCCGCCGCCTACCTGGCCGCGGTCTACCTCGTGTGGGACGCCCGGCGGATGGACGAGCCGGACCTGGCCGAGTACTTCCGCCGCCGGGCCGTCGCCTCCGGGATCGTGGTGGCCGTGCTCGCCGCAGGCGGCGCCTTCGTGCTCCGCGCCGACGCCGCGTACCTGTTCCACGGGCTCACCTCGCGGGCCCTGCCGCTGCTGATCGTCAGCACCCTGTGCGGCGCCGGTGCCCTGCTGCTGCTCGTCCGCGACGCCGCTCGCGGCGCCCGCGTCCTCGCCCTGGTCGCGGTCGCCTGCGCCGTCGTCTCATGGGGAGTGGCGCAGTGGCCCTACGTCCTGCCCGAGACCCTGACGTTCGCCGCGGCCGCGGCCCCCTCCGGCACGTTGACGGCGGTGCTGGTGGCCGCCGCACTGGCGGTCGTCGTGGTGCTCCCCGGATTCGTCCTGCTCTACGTCCTCGACCAGCGCGGTCTCCTCCCCGAGGAGAGCGTCGACCACAGGGCCGACCGCCGCACACACCTCAAGGAGTCCGGAACATGA